One stretch of Candidatus Nitrosotenuis cloacae DNA includes these proteins:
- a CDS encoding ArsR/SmtB family transcription factor, whose translation MINMRLLQTKADKETKAKFWYLFADSKGAANRRKLMIYLKNNLANANQLANHFGMDYKAIRFHLRILEENNLLRNSNHGYNDYYFVAPYFEINEEMFWEINTIIEKQQEKQIIIT comes from the coding sequence ATGATAAACATGCGACTGCTCCAAACAAAAGCAGACAAAGAAACAAAGGCAAAGTTTTGGTACCTATTTGCAGACAGCAAGGGGGCAGCAAACCGCAGGAAATTGATGATTTATCTTAAGAACAATTTGGCAAACGCAAACCAGCTTGCAAATCATTTCGGTATGGACTATAAGGCAATTCGATTCCACCTAAGAATTCTAGAAGAAAACAACCTACTCAGAAATAGTAATCATGGATACAATGACTATTACTTTGTTGCTCCATACTTTGAGATAAACGAGGAAATGTTCTGGGAGATCAACACCATAATAGAAAAACAACAAGAAAAACAGATCATCATAACATGA
- a CDS encoding UbiD family decarboxylase has protein sequence MTDLRSYLDQIKKMGQLHTISKKVSTKFEIASLTAQVDGGNAILFSNIKESKLRLVANMVGNRTRFAKAISGTENTIHQKVISAIEHAKKPRVSPSGKFLENHSKDLSILPIVTHFEKESGPFITSSIIYSQNPEKKTQNSSFHRLMPISKRHFSIRMVEGRHLHRAFMDAKEHGEDLKVAITVGVHPAVSIAGAYQAEWGQDELEIANAILGGKLTLTKLPYSGRMVPSGTEIVMEGKILADKTHKEWMVEMLRTYDFARSQPVFELENLYYRNDAIFHDILAGFAEHRLLMGMPIESKINRDVKKKIPQTKQVIMSDGGCNWLHAVVQISKKNKNDGKKTIEETFAAHRSLKMVTVVDDDIDPSDPVQVEYAMATRFQADRNLTIIEKVRGSSLDPSSDQKNLLTAKLGIDATRPLDKRQEGFEIAKIPGNQKYQLAKYLK, from the coding sequence ATGACGGATCTGCGTAGCTACCTTGATCAGATAAAAAAAATGGGCCAGCTTCATACGATATCAAAAAAAGTATCCACCAAATTTGAAATAGCATCATTGACTGCACAAGTCGATGGGGGCAACGCCATACTGTTCTCAAATATCAAGGAAAGCAAGCTCAGATTGGTCGCAAACATGGTTGGGAATAGAACCAGATTTGCAAAGGCAATCTCTGGTACTGAAAATACCATACACCAAAAGGTGATCTCTGCAATAGAGCACGCAAAAAAGCCAAGGGTCTCCCCGTCTGGTAAATTCCTTGAGAACCATTCCAAGGATCTCTCCATCTTACCTATAGTTACTCATTTTGAAAAGGAATCCGGACCATTCATCACATCATCTATAATTTATTCACAAAATCCAGAAAAAAAGACGCAAAACTCCTCATTCCATAGATTAATGCCAATTAGCAAAAGACACTTTTCCATTAGGATGGTCGAAGGCAGGCATCTACACCGAGCATTCATGGATGCCAAAGAACATGGAGAGGACCTCAAAGTAGCAATTACAGTTGGTGTGCACCCTGCAGTATCAATTGCTGGGGCATACCAAGCAGAGTGGGGCCAAGACGAACTGGAAATTGCAAATGCCATACTTGGTGGCAAGCTTACTCTTACAAAACTGCCATATTCCGGCAGAATGGTGCCCTCTGGAACCGAGATAGTGATGGAGGGAAAGATTCTGGCAGACAAGACCCACAAGGAATGGATGGTGGAAATGCTCCGCACATATGACTTTGCACGATCACAGCCGGTCTTTGAGCTGGAAAATCTGTACTATCGGAATGATGCAATATTTCATGACATTCTGGCTGGATTTGCGGAACACCGACTGCTCATGGGAATGCCGATTGAATCCAAGATAAACCGCGATGTCAAAAAGAAAATTCCGCAAACAAAACAAGTGATCATGTCGGACGGTGGATGCAACTGGCTGCACGCAGTTGTACAAATATCAAAGAAAAATAAAAACGACGGCAAAAAGACAATCGAGGAGACATTTGCAGCACACCGCTCACTAAAGATGGTGACAGTAGTTGATGATGATATTGATCCGTCTGATCCAGTCCAGGTAGAATATGCAATGGCGACTCGATTCCAGGCAGATCGAAATCTTACCATAATAGAAAAAGTGCGGGGCTCTAGTCTGGACCCATCAAGTGATCAGAAAAATCTTCTCACTGCCAAGCTGGGAATCGATGCTACTAGGCCATTGGATAAACGTCAGGAAGGGTTTGAAATAGCCAAGATTCCAGGGAATCAAAAATATCAACTGGCCAAGTATCTGAAATAA
- a CDS encoding nascent polypeptide-associated complex protein → MMRGGGGGNREMRRMLDRMGLDMKELTNVQEVIIKTDKKEIIIAKPAVTEMKSKDNSIFQVIANSYEEKELETPIFSEDDIMLVCSQANVTPEVAANALKETGGDLSRAILLLTTK, encoded by the coding sequence ATGATGCGAGGCGGCGGTGGCGGAAATCGTGAAATGCGAAGAATGCTGGACAGAATGGGCCTAGATATGAAGGAGCTCACCAACGTCCAAGAAGTCATAATAAAAACAGACAAAAAAGAAATCATCATTGCCAAGCCCGCAGTAACTGAAATGAAATCAAAGGACAATTCAATTTTTCAGGTGATTGCAAATTCCTATGAGGAAAAGGAACTGGAAACTCCTATTTTTTCAGAAGATGACATAATGCTGGTGTGCAGCCAGGCAAATGTCACACCAGAAGTAGCTGCAAATGCGCTAAAGGAGACCGGCGGCGATCTCTCCCGAGCAATACTGCTTTTGACCACAAAATGA
- a CDS encoding PUA domain-containing protein: protein MDPLVKLRHTIDALFGNGISKNLPKDITMTFSKKTGRIREVYHVKKLLCTLRIDGGLAISPYFAQILLKNKKFRHNCIEIDDDSAPFVRDGKSVFCKHIISAGKNILIGADVPVLYRGEVIAVGKAVLNHTMMLSMKRGVAVKVRDSLKNSLEQKKT from the coding sequence TTGGATCCTCTGGTAAAGCTAAGACACACAATTGACGCATTATTTGGAAATGGAATATCAAAAAATCTGCCTAAAGACATTACCATGACATTTTCCAAAAAGACAGGCAGAATCAGAGAAGTATACCATGTCAAAAAACTGCTCTGTACTTTGCGCATCGATGGAGGACTGGCAATCTCACCCTATTTTGCGCAAATCCTACTAAAGAACAAAAAGTTTCGCCACAATTGTATAGAAATTGATGATGACTCGGCCCCATTTGTGCGGGACGGCAAGTCTGTATTTTGTAAACATATCATATCAGCTGGAAAAAATATCCTAATTGGAGCGGACGTTCCGGTATTATATCGGGGAGAAGTCATAGCAGTGGGCAAAGCAGTCCTCAATCATACCATGATGCTATCCATGAAGCGTGGTGTTGCAGTAAAGGTGCGAGATAGTTTAAAAAATAGTTTGGAGCAAAAAAAGACATGA
- a CDS encoding CHASE domain-containing protein, which translates to MHSRHIDFIALGGSLFITFTILGLFYSYILIQQDHEFDFIAKKLTHTIENRLVNYEQVLYSAQGLFISSDEVTSDEWRTFIANQQLETRFPGVQVTGYSKKIGNSEDLAKHIQEMRLTYPDYTVRPDTPRDEYHSIVYVEPVNARNLMALGYDTFSEPVRRAAMEKARETSTATISGKVTLVQETTEDVQPGFLMFLPVYEKGKPHQTVEQKTAALQGFVYSAFRTHDLFDAILPVLQETATGNVRIKIYDGTKSDETLYYDSKKATPDYTWIKSTNLEFGHRTWLIEFSRIHAFTDFETSVLVAIPAIGVSMSAFVFIAIRSNQRNINRITKLNEDLLKSEKLSAIGQLASRLAHDIRNPLSVIKNTVEIAKKNNALDEKTISQLDRIDRATSKINYQISDTLDFVRTTPLQIKENSIKQILSLVVDRIEKPSIVTINLPESDRTIKCDAEKLEVVIANLITNSIQAMDGDGTINIRVNDQDKFYTIEIEDSGSGIPENVLPKIFEPLFTTKPKGTGLGLATVKNIIEQHNGSIYVKNNPTIFTIHLPK; encoded by the coding sequence ATGCACAGTAGACATATTGACTTTATTGCACTTGGCGGATCTTTGTTTATCACATTTACCATACTAGGATTGTTCTACAGCTATATTCTCATTCAACAAGATCATGAATTTGATTTCATTGCAAAAAAACTCACACATACAATAGAAAACAGACTGGTCAACTATGAACAAGTCTTGTATTCAGCACAGGGGTTGTTTATCAGCTCAGATGAAGTTACATCAGACGAGTGGCGAACCTTTATCGCAAATCAACAATTAGAGACTCGATTCCCTGGAGTGCAAGTAACAGGATATTCAAAAAAGATAGGCAACTCTGAGGACCTGGCAAAACATATACAGGAAATGCGCTTGACATACCCTGATTATACAGTTCGTCCTGATACGCCAAGAGACGAATATCATTCCATTGTCTATGTCGAACCAGTTAACGCTCGTAATCTTATGGCATTGGGATACGACACGTTCTCGGAACCAGTAAGGCGAGCAGCAATGGAAAAAGCACGTGAAACTAGCACTGCAACAATTTCAGGCAAAGTAACTCTAGTGCAAGAAACTACGGAAGATGTTCAGCCGGGATTTTTGATGTTCTTACCAGTATATGAAAAGGGTAAACCGCATCAGACAGTTGAGCAAAAAACTGCCGCACTACAGGGATTTGTGTACAGTGCCTTTAGAACGCATGATCTGTTCGATGCAATACTACCAGTCTTACAAGAGACAGCAACTGGTAATGTCAGAATCAAGATCTATGACGGCACAAAGTCCGATGAAACCCTCTACTATGATTCCAAAAAAGCGACACCTGACTATACCTGGATAAAATCAACCAATCTCGAATTTGGCCATAGAACATGGCTAATCGAGTTTAGCCGTATTCACGCATTTACAGACTTTGAAACGTCTGTATTGGTCGCCATTCCTGCAATAGGGGTATCAATGAGCGCATTTGTCTTTATTGCCATTCGCTCTAATCAGCGAAACATAAACCGCATAACAAAGCTAAATGAGGATCTCCTAAAAAGCGAAAAGCTTTCTGCAATTGGACAGCTAGCAAGCAGATTAGCGCATGACATTAGAAATCCTCTATCTGTAATCAAAAACACAGTAGAGATTGCCAAAAAGAACAACGCACTTGATGAAAAAACCATATCCCAACTAGATAGAATTGACAGGGCTACATCCAAAATCAACTATCAAATAAGTGATACATTGGATTTTGTTAGAACAACACCACTGCAAATCAAAGAAAACTCGATAAAACAAATTCTCTCACTTGTGGTTGATAGGATTGAAAAACCGTCCATAGTAACAATAAATCTTCCCGAATCTGATCGTACCATAAAATGCGATGCAGAAAAACTCGAAGTCGTCATAGCAAATCTGATCACAAATTCCATACAGGCAATGGATGGAGATGGAACAATCAACATACGAGTAAATGATCAAGACAAATTCTACACCATAGAAATCGAGGACTCGGGCTCAGGAATTCCAGAAAATGTTTTGCCAAAAATCTTTGAGCCGCTGTTTACCACAAAACCAAAGGGAACAGGCCTGGGACTTGCAACCGTCAAAAACATCATAGAACAACATAATGGTTCAATCTATGTAAAGAACAACCCTACAATCTTTACAATACATCTTCCAAAGTAG
- a CDS encoding phosphate uptake regulator PhoU has protein sequence MSEREETRRIQFTGKSSYIVSLPKQWIMELGLKQGDQISITREGKSALKIIPSKDQAKSTQNEEAILEITRDDDNAAIIRKLVSLYFLGYKTIQVKPKSDRLQPGQRNAIKSAVKGMLMGAEIISDSIDGITIQVLVNLLELTVDGAFKRMLHLAKSMLRDALLAVREANLELAKEVIDSDDEVDRFGFYIIRQLKIAIQNEYMLRDMGFTNARQCLGYRLIVKNIERTGDHATLIAKDLLEFKESVRKDAMDKIEDLTDFAISTLDQACLALFKEDFAQAEAAIKKSSELSKYEKKILESVKSIKNEEEAYRIRRMAENIARIAEYASDIAEIVLNMNIEKMLRKRP, from the coding sequence ATGTCAGAGAGAGAAGAGACAAGACGCATCCAGTTTACGGGAAAATCATCATACATTGTGTCGCTGCCAAAACAGTGGATTATGGAGCTTGGCCTAAAGCAGGGAGACCAGATCAGCATAACCAGAGAGGGCAAGTCCGCACTAAAGATAATCCCATCAAAGGACCAGGCAAAATCAACTCAGAATGAGGAGGCCATACTAGAGATAACGCGGGATGATGACAATGCCGCAATTATTAGAAAGCTAGTATCATTGTATTTTCTTGGCTACAAAACCATACAGGTAAAGCCAAAATCAGATAGACTACAGCCAGGACAGAGAAACGCCATCAAATCCGCCGTAAAGGGAATGCTGATGGGCGCTGAGATAATTTCAGATTCCATTGACGGCATAACAATCCAGGTTTTAGTGAATTTGTTGGAATTAACAGTCGATGGCGCATTCAAGCGAATGCTGCACCTGGCAAAATCAATGCTCCGAGATGCATTGCTTGCAGTGAGGGAGGCAAACTTGGAGCTTGCCAAAGAAGTGATTGATTCGGATGATGAGGTGGACAGGTTTGGCTTTTACATCATACGACAGCTAAAGATTGCCATTCAAAACGAGTACATGCTGCGAGACATGGGCTTTACAAACGCAAGGCAGTGCCTTGGATATAGGCTGATTGTAAAAAACATCGAGCGAACTGGTGACCATGCAACCTTAATTGCAAAGGATCTCCTAGAGTTCAAAGAATCCGTCAGAAAGGATGCAATGGACAAAATCGAGGACCTAACAGACTTTGCCATATCCACACTAGATCAGGCATGTTTGGCATTATTCAAGGAAGACTTTGCCCAAGCAGAGGCCGCAATCAAGAAATCATCCGAATTATCAAAGTACGAGAAAAAGATCCTAGAATCCGTCAAATCAATAAAAAACGAGGAAGAGGCCTACCGTATAAGAAGAATGGCAGAAAACATCGCCAGAATCGCTGAATACGCAAGCGATATTGCGGAAATCGTACTAAACATGAACATCGAAAAGATGTTAAGAAAACGCCCATAA
- the hflX gene encoding GTPase HflX, translating into MHSAILITYDNEDSIKEAYGLCEAAGYKVDKLIRQKFLNKSRYGIGEGKMLEIKELSEKIKPDVLIYDEILKPSQNYNLASKLKINILDRESLILEIFERRATSAESHLQIKLAQFRYEMSRAKEKVRLAKMGEQPGFMGIGMYEVDSYYNDIQNRMRSVKSKLVKMGKQRALHREARRRVGLKTISLAGYTSAGKTTMFNVLTGETKQESPELFTTLSTTTRKTMIEKYPALISDTVGFISKLPAYMIEAFKSTLEELKYAEVVIVVIDISDSEMDLRKKYRSCLKTMADLDVDQERVIYALNKSDLVEPEDIIKKAEFIGLSDSKKWVPVSAVSQQNIPKLMELVKKMIERPPQQIKEIPRKQDLTKFYEQDDD; encoded by the coding sequence ATGCACAGTGCGATTCTAATCACATACGACAATGAAGATTCTATAAAAGAAGCATATGGCTTGTGCGAGGCAGCCGGCTACAAAGTTGACAAGCTGATTCGCCAAAAATTCCTCAACAAATCTCGATACGGGATAGGTGAGGGAAAAATGCTAGAGATAAAGGAATTATCAGAAAAAATAAAGCCAGATGTTCTCATATATGATGAGATTCTCAAGCCGAGTCAAAACTACAACCTGGCATCAAAGCTGAAAATCAACATTTTGGACAGAGAGTCATTAATTTTGGAAATATTTGAGCGACGAGCAACCAGCGCGGAATCACATCTGCAGATCAAGCTGGCGCAGTTCCGATATGAGATGTCAAGGGCAAAAGAAAAGGTCAGACTTGCAAAGATGGGCGAGCAGCCCGGATTCATGGGAATTGGAATGTACGAAGTGGATTCATACTATAATGACATTCAAAACAGAATGCGCAGCGTAAAATCAAAGCTAGTAAAGATGGGAAAGCAGCGAGCATTGCACAGAGAGGCAAGAAGACGCGTAGGCCTCAAAACAATATCGCTTGCAGGATATACTTCAGCTGGAAAGACTACAATGTTTAATGTGCTAACAGGCGAGACAAAGCAGGAAAGCCCAGAATTATTTACCACCCTATCCACGACTACAAGAAAAACCATGATAGAGAAATATCCGGCCTTGATCTCAGATACGGTAGGATTTATCTCAAAGCTGCCTGCCTATATGATAGAGGCATTCAAGTCCACACTTGAGGAGCTAAAGTACGCAGAGGTAGTAATTGTTGTGATTGATATTTCAGATTCAGAGATGGATCTTAGAAAAAAATACCGAAGCTGCCTCAAAACTATGGCGGATTTGGATGTTGACCAAGAGCGTGTGATCTATGCGCTAAACAAGTCCGATCTGGTAGAGCCAGAAGATATCATAAAAAAAGCAGAGTTCATTGGACTGTCTGATAGCAAAAAATGGGTGCCAGTCTCGGCAGTCAGCCAGCAAAACATTCCAAAGCTAATGGAGCTGGTCAAAAAAATGATAGAGCGTCCACCTCAGCAAATAAAAGAGATTCCAAGAAAACAGGACTTGACAAAATTCTATGAGCAAGATGACGATTGA
- a CDS encoding tRNA (cytidine(56)-2'-O)-methyltransferase, with product MTIEVLRIGQRVVRDDRVTTHVALVSRAFGASKIFMNEINPEIKQTLQRVNKSWGSNFEIEYIESWRALLKSKKKDGAKIVHLTMYGQNINDVQKKIGAEKHILIVVGAEKVPRDVYENADYNVAVGNQPHSEISALAITLDRIQNGKQFDAKFDDARLQIVPSEKGKQVVAKKKN from the coding sequence ATGACGATTGAGGTACTAAGAATAGGCCAGCGAGTCGTCCGCGATGACCGAGTAACTACGCATGTAGCTCTTGTGTCTCGAGCATTTGGCGCATCAAAGATATTCATGAACGAGATAAACCCCGAAATAAAGCAGACCTTACAGCGAGTAAACAAATCCTGGGGCAGCAACTTTGAGATCGAATACATTGAGAGCTGGCGCGCACTCTTAAAATCAAAGAAAAAAGATGGTGCCAAAATAGTGCACCTCACCATGTATGGTCAAAACATCAATGACGTGCAAAAAAAGATTGGCGCTGAAAAACACATCTTAATTGTGGTAGGCGCAGAAAAGGTTCCGCGAGACGTATATGAAAATGCAGACTATAATGTTGCAGTGGGTAATCAACCACATTCTGAGATAAGCGCACTAGCAATCACATTGGACAGGATTCAAAACGGCAAGCAGTTTGATGCAAAGTTTGATGATGCCAGACTACAAATCGTACCATCAGAGAAAGGCAAGCAGGTAGTTGCCAAAAAGAAAAACTAG
- a CDS encoding DUF6659 family protein: MLVGKIKYPTYDEKCKKLVLEKKIRFAGILDEFGKLVAGGFKQGLIPMEGDKQKLTKFMEFISEISLRRGLDKELGPINYLAARRDKIILISFPFPIARMTLLISADKDLDIERLASHVIDTFSTEQARLADR, translated from the coding sequence ATGTTAGTGGGCAAAATAAAATATCCTACATATGATGAGAAATGCAAAAAACTCGTACTGGAAAAGAAGATAAGATTTGCAGGAATATTGGATGAATTCGGCAAGCTAGTTGCAGGCGGATTCAAACAAGGCCTGATTCCCATGGAGGGTGACAAACAAAAATTAACTAAATTCATGGAGTTCATCTCAGAGATCTCCCTGAGGCGAGGGCTGGATAAGGAACTGGGACCAATCAACTATTTGGCCGCAAGGCGGGACAAGATAATTCTGATAAGCTTTCCATTTCCTATAGCAAGGATGACTCTATTGATCTCTGCTGATAAGGACCTTGACATTGAGCGCCTCGCATCCCATGTGATTGATACATTTAGCACAGAGCAGGCAAGACTAGCTGACAGATAG
- a CDS encoding Lrp/AsnC ligand binding domain-containing protein codes for MSSAYVLINCDVGSEEHVLSELKSIKKIKETYGVFGAYDIVARIEAPSDTMIKNVVTSKIRAISRVRSTLTLWGMAPC; via the coding sequence ATGTCATCTGCATATGTTTTGATAAATTGTGATGTTGGTTCTGAGGAACATGTTTTATCTGAGCTAAAATCAATCAAAAAAATCAAGGAAACGTATGGGGTATTTGGGGCATATGATATAGTTGCAAGAATAGAGGCGCCATCTGATACAATGATCAAAAATGTTGTAACTAGCAAGATTAGGGCCATTTCACGAGTCAGATCAACTCTGACATTATGGGGGATGGCTCCATGTTAG
- a CDS encoding transcription factor produces MVESYEDPFVRISAMIGGDEYLKVARALLKAEDATDEEIASSTGLRINMVRKVLYDLFGKALITGIRVKDERKGWFVYRWRSRKDEVENFIENQKKKISERLQQRLDYENSSQFYHCGNEDCPRITFETALEQFFKCPRCGGVVNLKKNDKLKKALESKVTEIRNDMRRQL; encoded by the coding sequence ATGGTCGAATCTTACGAGGACCCATTTGTTAGAATCTCTGCAATGATTGGCGGAGACGAATACCTCAAAGTAGCCCGCGCATTACTAAAAGCAGAAGACGCAACAGACGAGGAAATTGCCAGTTCGACCGGACTGAGAATAAACATGGTAAGAAAAGTTCTCTATGATTTGTTTGGCAAAGCACTCATCACAGGAATTCGCGTAAAGGATGAGCGAAAGGGCTGGTTTGTGTACAGATGGCGCTCAAGAAAGGACGAAGTTGAGAATTTCATTGAAAACCAAAAGAAAAAGATCTCAGAGCGACTCCAGCAAAGACTAGACTATGAGAACTCGTCGCAATTTTATCACTGTGGAAATGAGGACTGTCCAAGAATTACATTTGAGACGGCACTGGAACAGTTCTTCAAGTGTCCAAGGTGTGGCGGCGTGGTGAACCTAAAGAAAAACGACAAGCTCAAAAAGGCACTAGAATCAAAGGTCACCGAAATAAGAAACGACATGCGTCGTCAGTTATAG
- a CDS encoding 2,5-diamino-6-(ribosylamino)-4(3H)-pyrimidinone 5'-phosphate reductase has product MVSSRPHIILSAAISLDGKIATITGDSALSSKKDKIRLHRLRSQMDAILVGKNTILQDNPMLNVRYVKGKNPIRIVLDSLGQIPTSSKIIQSSHQIPTIIAVSKKASKKNLANLAKFPVDVVIAGQNKVELKRLLRFLHHKKIKTILLEGGGTTNWDFVSQGLVDEVVVTVTPYLVGGNKAKTLVEGDGFSKISQSLRLNLCKITRQNNELVLYYN; this is encoded by the coding sequence ATGGTAAGCTCTAGGCCGCACATTATTCTCTCTGCAGCAATCTCACTTGATGGAAAAATTGCCACCATAACTGGTGATTCGGCATTATCATCAAAAAAAGACAAAATCCGACTGCACAGATTACGATCTCAAATGGATGCTATTCTAGTAGGCAAAAACACTATACTGCAAGACAATCCCATGCTCAATGTCAGATATGTCAAAGGCAAAAATCCAATCAGAATAGTTCTGGATTCGCTTGGACAAATACCGACAAGCTCCAAAATAATTCAGAGCTCGCACCAAATTCCAACCATCATAGCAGTATCAAAGAAAGCATCAAAGAAAAACCTGGCAAATCTTGCCAAGTTCCCGGTTGATGTTGTGATTGCAGGACAAAACAAAGTTGAGCTAAAAAGACTCTTGAGGTTTCTACACCACAAAAAAATCAAAACCATATTGTTGGAGGGTGGCGGAACCACAAACTGGGATTTTGTAAGTCAGGGCCTGGTCGATGAGGTAGTTGTTACCGTAACACCATATCTGGTTGGTGGAAACAAAGCAAAGACCCTAGTCGAAGGAGATGGGTTCTCAAAAATCAGCCAATCCCTGAGGCTAAATCTGTGCAAAATTACACGCCAAAACAACGAACTCGTACTATACTATAACTGA
- a CDS encoding amidohydrolase family protein — translation MLLKNLSILYGKDLTYVRSANLPVSETFGKLNQRKGKAIDCEGLLLVPGFINMHTHIGDSIAKDATLSGTVDNKIHPVLGAKQRILKQSNPEHLMSFMKNACHSMIRKGITTFVDFREGGSYGVVLLQKALEHTPIRGVILGRVESYHDHAQIKKNLPLSGDIKKNLAAVIKISDGIGISGANENSDSALQYYSKTKKIRAIHSSETKQSILVSKKIAKRTETERALQMKPHFMIHMTYAGMADLKKAAKKTRGIVICPRANASLAEGIPNFEAMQNAGCKVAIGTDNVMINSPDMFREMDYLWKVHMGLHQKRIDPKEILKMATVNGGMLLGKKIGSIQPGFLADGVFFDKHSLDLEPMHNPYASLVHRASESAISAVMIGGKIIHGKL, via the coding sequence ATGCTTTTAAAAAATCTCAGCATCCTTTATGGCAAAGACCTTACATATGTTAGATCAGCTAACCTGCCTGTATCTGAGACGTTTGGCAAGCTAAACCAAAGAAAAGGCAAGGCAATCGACTGTGAGGGACTCCTTCTTGTGCCTGGATTTATCAACATGCACACGCACATTGGGGATTCTATTGCAAAAGATGCCACACTGTCTGGAACAGTAGATAACAAGATTCATCCTGTTTTGGGTGCAAAACAGAGAATTCTCAAGCAGAGTAATCCTGAACATTTGATGTCATTTATGAAAAATGCGTGTCATTCCATGATCCGAAAAGGAATAACGACATTTGTTGATTTTCGAGAGGGGGGATCATACGGTGTTGTATTGTTGCAAAAAGCACTAGAGCATACACCAATCAGAGGAGTAATTCTTGGTAGGGTTGAATCATACCATGACCACGCCCAAATCAAAAAAAATCTACCACTCTCTGGTGATATCAAAAAAAATCTTGCCGCAGTGATTAAGATCTCTGATGGTATTGGAATCTCTGGCGCAAATGAAAACAGCGATTCTGCATTGCAATATTATTCCAAAACAAAAAAGATTCGCGCAATTCACAGCTCCGAAACAAAACAAAGTATTCTGGTCTCTAAAAAAATCGCAAAAAGAACAGAAACGGAGCGCGCCCTACAGATGAAACCGCACTTTATGATCCACATGACATATGCCGGAATGGCGGATCTCAAAAAGGCAGCAAAGAAGACACGAGGCATAGTGATTTGTCCTCGAGCAAACGCATCACTGGCAGAAGGGATTCCAAATTTTGAGGCAATGCAAAATGCCGGCTGCAAGGTGGCAATAGGCACCGATAATGTGATGATAAACTCACCTGATATGTTCAGAGAAATGGACTATCTCTGGAAGGTTCACATGGGATTACACCAAAAAAGAATAGATCCAAAGGAGATCCTAAAGATGGCAACCGTAAATGGCGGGATGCTCTTGGGCAAAAAAATAGGCTCAATTCAGCCTGGGTTTTTGGCAGATGGTGTGTTCTTTGACAAGCATTCGTTGGATTTGGAGCCAATGCACAATCCATATGCAAGTCTAGTGCACAGGGCAAGCGAGTCTGCCATATCTGCAGTAATGATTGGAGGCAAAATCATACATGGTAAGCTCTAG